The following nucleotide sequence is from Fundulus heteroclitus isolate FHET01 chromosome 24, MU-UCD_Fhet_4.1, whole genome shotgun sequence.
ATGATGTGGTCTCTGCGCACTTTGAGCCTCAGGTAGGGGTTGAGCTGCTGGCCCTGCACCAGGCTGTAGAGCACGGTGATGCGGCGCTCGCTGTACATGCGGATGCGGTTGTCGTAGTAGAGGCCCAGGTTCTTGGTGACGGCGTTCAGGACGAAGGGGCAGGTCATGAAGGAGAACTTGTTCTCAGTCTCCACCTTAAAGAAGGTGTAGTCCTTGTCCATTTCCAGCACCTCGTTCAACGGCTCGTTGACAAACTCCTCGAAGGGAATGAGGGGCCGCCTGCAGTCGTTGGTGCGGACCCCCAGCTCCGTCTCCAGGGGGTCCACCCGGGGCCCTTTCTTGTTGCGCCGCTCCTCGCCCAGCAGCTCCTGCAGGGTGAGCTCGCTGGACTCGGGGATGGGCTCCTCGTCCTCGTCTTCGTTGTTCTCAGTGTCCAGGTCGCCTCCCAGCACGTTTGCATAGTAAACAATCTTCAAGCACTTGGTGGCCGCCACCACGGCGTCGTCGTCGTTGACCAGGTTGCGGTTGCTGAAGTCGTTACTGATCACCTTGTAGGTGATGAGCTGCTGGAAGGTCTCCATCATGCGGCGGATCTGCTCGGCGCTGTAGTGGGACCACAGGCGCGTCAGCTTGGCCTGCGCCGCCAGCGGCAGCTTGCTCATGGCCTTGCAGAACTGCGGCAGGGCgatctccaggtactccggacTGTGCAGGTTGCTGTTCTCCATCACGATAACAAACAGGTTCAGGTAGTTGGGGTCTCTGGAGTACACGTTGTGGTACGTCAGGTCACACTCCACGTTAGGCGAGAGGTAGACGAGTGCATTCAGGAAGGCGGCCTCGATCTTCTCGTTGGACAGGAGGCGCTTGTAGACCCGCCGCACGGCTTCGATGTCCACTGAAACCTCGTCGGGGGCCAGCTTTTGGACGTCGTTCTCTCCTGAGGAGCCTTCCCCGAGCCGTGACGATGACGAGGAGGTGGGCGAGTCTTCCTCCATGGCTGTAGCCGAGCACGCCGCCGCTGCCTCCTTCTCGTCCTCATCCTTGTCCTCGTCCTTCCCTTGGAGGGACTTCAGCTCCTCCTTGGTGTGAGGTTTGGACCTGCGGAAGCTCTGCACCAGGCCTTCTGAGCTGGAGAAGACCCGACCTATTACCCGGATCAGAGGGGAGTAGTCCTCCTTCTCTCCACAGCTGTACAAGATCTCGTAGACCTTCTCCTCTGTCAAGTAGTTTATATCTGCAGACGCACACAAACATTCCACGGTGAAGGTTTTAGAAACCGGACCCCACCCGTCCGCCTCGCGGGAACTCACCTTTGAAGTTGTCTCTGACGGTGTTGACGTCTTTATGGTTCATCTTGCGGTTGCTGCAGGCCGAGTTGCTGCGGGTGCTGCTCTCCAGGTACGTGGACGCCGTGCCCTTCTTGGAGGGGTGTGGGTCACATAGCTTGGCGTTGACCTTGTAGAGCTCCAGAGCTTTGACCGCCGCCGCGTTGTTGTCCATGCGGCTGAATCCCACCGACGAGGCACACCACGAGTTGGAGCAAGACTCATTCCCACAGCCCTCCGTTAACTGGTGGTAATAGCGCTCTATTAGATGTTTGGCAGCTGCACGCTTCCTGCATTAGGAAGACAGAAAGCAGATGTTACAAACTAAAAGTATGAGGATTTGGTCTCCTGCAGTCAAAAGGGATCGGCGCCCTTTGGATTGCTCCACGGTATCAGTCAGGATCAGGTCAAAAGAAACCCccacacaacacaacacacctCTGAAAAGAGAAGGCAGCGCTTCACAGAGGGGAAACTATGAAATCAGGTCAGTACGAGAACCTGGATGATCCTCCATAACACAGAAGACAAGAGCAGAGGGACAAGCTGCAGTAACACTGTGGGACCTTGTTGACCTCCATAACACAGAAGACACCTAGTCCATACATCTGAGCTAATGTGTATGACTGCAGGACAGGAGCCTGTGATccataaacaacagaaatgctGAGCTAATTTCTATGGAGAATGTCTCATCAGAACAAACTCCTCCAAGTGGTAGCAGAACCAACACAGTAGTGGCAGCCTGGTGccctggagggggggggggggggtacttttCTACAGGTGGAACCAAAGCTTTGATCAAGGTGGATGAGATTGTGAGCTAATTTAATAAACCTAAAACCTTCAGGCCTCTGGCAGAAAGCTAGAGACCAGCATCACGGTGAAAAGAAGCACACATCACCATCCACAGCAGATCCACTGTCTGAAGGTAACAACCAGGTAGTAAACAGGAATGAATGAGGAGGGCAGGTTTACTTACATCCGGCTTGCTTCTGGGTTTTCTATGTCAGGCTCCTCTTGTTCTCTGAATGAAAGGAGAGAAGAAGCAAAAAAGCATCAGAACCAGAGTAAAGAGCAGCTGTCCTAAGGGACTGATCATAGCAGCAGCGCCACACAAAGTCCCGCTGCAGGACCCAGATGCTCCCTGGGAGCCACAACCCAGGCACCAGAGCGGCTCCTGGAAGCCCGCTTCTCCGGCTCCACCGCCGCAGAGCCGCGGCGGAGAAGGGCTCCCCGCTGGGACGCAGTCTAGAGAAAACCTCGCTGCCATTGTCGGAGAAGTCAGTGAGACAAATGTCACGGACAGACTCTCTGGCGTTGACCCAGCAAGCTACTGTAGCACACCTTAGCGAGCCCGGCTGCCCTGGTTCTGGCTGCACCGCATGCAGAACCGTTCTGTCCGGTGGCCGCAAGAACCACAATCATTGTTAGCCGGTCAATGCTGGGAGAAAAGAGCTGCAGAGGGGCTGCAGGCACACAGCGACCAGCAGCGCCTAGCAGCGACCAGCAGCAAGTAGCAGCGAAAGCTAAGtggctagctagctagctagctagctcctTCCGGTAGCCCCGGCCGGCTCTCTCCTCTCGGCTTCCTCACCTAGCAGCTCCTGTGGCGGGGCTGGTCTCGGCCTGTGGTGTCGCACACTCACAGTCCTCCTTCTCGTCGGAATTCATACGAGACTTTCTCCTCACTTGGTTGTTatctgctgctggtggtgcGAGTCTCGGCCCTCCGCAGGCGGCGCAGACGACGGCGAACACGGCGCTTCTAAGGCCACTAGAGGGGCGACGAGGCTGTGCGCGTCCCGGGCTTCATTCACGGCCTTCTTCCTGCAGCTTCTATCCTCTGCCTCAGAGACGCGGCCATGTTGAGTTCGCCGTTAGCCAGTGTCCCACAATGCACCGCGCCCCGGCTTCATGACCTGCTGGCCTGGATCCCAGCTCCGGGAACCGGACTCGTCTGTGATGCCGGGAACCCCGCAGCACTGTTTCTCAACAGaataattagattattttcactAATCCCGTTATTGTATTAATATCCATGTTAGATGACTCAATGGAACATAGTGGGAAATATCTGAAGTGATTTTTTAAACCCTTTTAACTCTGTTTCAATAATGCTTTGAAAACAGTTTCCTTATTTGGCATCAACAATGCACTGTTTATGGTATACTTTGTTATCagttagttttagtttagtCTACATGTAGTATTTctttctatctatctgtctatcatctatctatctatctatctgtctgtctgtctgtctgtctgtctataaTGAAGGAAAAGTGAAGTGACAAAcacaacatattttaagtggGATGAAAACGAGGAAACAAAGtacaataaattaatatttgtttGACGCAAACCCCTAAGAACATTTAAAGAGGTGCAATTGTACAGAGAAAACAGACCCATATGATCAggacaagttttgttttcctgagtAAGATTGATAAGGAGAAGCTTATCAACACCAAACATTCTCAGACTGCAGCACTTCGACATATTAGCTTTTCTTAAATTATTCTTGAATTGGATAGATGTGTAACAGGCAAGCTGTGCATTCATCTTAcccagatgacaaaaatcacatgtggggttccccaagggtccatcctgagttcctccttttcaatatctacatgctccctctagctcagataataaaaaacaacaatatcagctaccataactatgcagacgacacacagctctacatcaccatgtcaccaggtgactatgaaccagttcaggcactgagtaaatgcctagaagaaatcaatacatggatgtaccaaaattttcttcaactgaataaaaacaaaacagaagtaat
It contains:
- the LOC105936525 gene encoding ubiquitin-protein ligase E3A isoform X1, which gives rise to MNSDEKEDCECATPQAETSPATGAAREQEEPDIENPEASRMKRAAAKHLIERYYHQLTEGCGNESCSNSWCASSVGFSRMDNNAAAVKALELYKVNAKLCDPHPSKKGTASTYLESSTRSNSACSNRKMNHKDVNTVRDNFKDINYLTEEKVYEILYSCGEKEDYSPLIRVIGRVFSSSEGLVQSFRRSKPHTKEELKSLQGKDEDKDEDEKEAAAACSATAMEEDSPTSSSSSRLGEGSSGENDVQKLAPDEVSVDIEAVRRVYKRLLSNEKIEAAFLNALVYLSPNVECDLTYHNVYSRDPNYLNLFVIVMENSNLHSPEYLEIALPQFCKAMSKLPLAAQAKLTRLWSHYSAEQIRRMMETFQQLITYKVISNDFSNRNLVNDDDAVVAATKCLKIVYYANVLGGDLDTENNEDEDEEPIPESSELTLQELLGEERRNKKGPRVDPLETELGVRTNDCRRPLIPFEEFVNEPLNEVLEMDKDYTFFKVETENKFSFMTCPFVLNAVTKNLGLYYDNRIRMYSERRITVLYSLVQGQQLNPYLRLKVRRDHIIDDALVRLEMIAMENPADLKKQLYVEFEGEQGVDEGGVSKEFFQLVVEEIFNPDIGMFTYDEHTRLFWFNSSSFENEGQYTLIGIVLGLAIYNNCILDVHFPMVVYRKLMGKKGTFRDLADANPVLHQSLKELLEYEGSVEEDMMITFQISQTDPFGNRLMYDLRENGEKIPVTNENRKDFVALYSEYILNKSVEKQFKAFRRGFHMVTNESPLKYLFRPEEIELLICGSRNLDFQALEETTEYDGGYNKDSRIIKEFWETLHSFSEEQKRLFLQFTTGTDRAPVGGLGKLKMIIAKNGRRHRQVTHVPHVLQRAAAARIHQQGQAEGETAESHHLCQRLWHALSPSN
- the LOC105936525 gene encoding ubiquitin-protein ligase E3A isoform X2, whose translation is MNSDEKEDCECATPQAETSPATGAAREQEEPDIENPEASRMKRAAAKHLIERYYHQLTEGCGNESCSNSWCASSVGFSRMDNNAAAVKALELYKVNAKLCDPHPSKKGTASTYLESSTRSNSACSNRKMNHKDVNTVRDNFKDINYLTEEKVYEILYSCGEKEDYSPLIRVIGRVFSSSEGLVQSFRRSKPHTKEELKSLQGKDEDKDEDEKEAAAACSATAMEEDSPTSSSSSRLGEGSSGENDVQKLAPDEVSVDIEAVRRVYKRLLSNEKIEAAFLNALVYLSPNVECDLTYHNVYSRDPNYLNLFVIVMENSNLHSPEYLEIALPQFCKAMSKLPLAAQAKLTRLWSHYSAEQIRRMMETFQQLITYKVISNDFSNRNLVNDDDAVVAATKCLKIVYYANVLGGDLDTENNEDEDEEPIPESSELTLQELLGEERRNKKGPRVDPLETELGVRTNDCRRPLIPFEEFVNEPLNEVLEMDKDYTFFKVETENKFSFMTCPFVLNAVTKNLGLYYDNRIRMYSERRITVLYSLVQGQQLNPYLRLKVRRDHIIDDALVRLEMIAMENPADLKKQLYVEFEGEQGVDEGGVSKEFFQLVVEEIFNPDIGMFTYDEHTRLFWFNSSSFENEGQYTLIGIVLGLAIYNNCILDVHFPMVVYRKLMGKKGTFRDLADANPVLHQSLKELLEYEGSVEEDMMITFQISQTDPFGNRLMYDLRENGEKIPVTNENRKDFVALYSEYILNKSVEKQFKAFRRGFHMVTNESPLKYLFRPEEIELLICGSRNLDFQALEETTEYDGGYNKDSRIIKEFWETLHSFSEEQKRLFLQFTTGTDRAPVGGLGKLKMIIAKNGRRHRPDRLPTSHTCFNVLLLPEYTNKDKLRERLLKAITYAKGFGML